A region of Anoplopoma fimbria isolate UVic2021 breed Golden Eagle Sablefish chromosome 24, Afim_UVic_2022, whole genome shotgun sequence DNA encodes the following proteins:
- the chrne gene encoding acetylcholine receptor subunit epsilon, protein MSTNKVSGKAERRLCLVVRAAVLECVKLFCSTQMRFCNRKVTKVRSGSRMQCNEESKLISDLFTGYNKNIRPVVSPEDKLDIQIKLTLTNLISLNEKEETLTTNVWIEIQWTDYRLSWNESRYFGINIIRVPCKTVWLPDIVLENNIDGKFDVAYYANVLISSDGWMYWLPPAIYRSTCAIEITYFPFDYQNCTLAFRSQTYSANEVDLILAVVESETIEWVDIDPEAFTENGEWAIVHRPARKMINTRYSPDDLEYQEILFNLVIQRKPLFYVINIILPCSLISSLVVLAYFLPAQAGGQKLTVSISVLLAQTVFLFLIAQKIPETSLSVPLIGKYLIFVMSVTTLIATNQIVVLNFSLRSPSTHTMSNTIKHVFLEMVPRFLGMPPLVDDSEVTTEVNGVRERRRSSFGLMQRAEEYVLKQPRSEMMFDKQRERHGLTRSIVDNMDVSSTANLYKSLAQAAPEIKQCVDACNFIAESTRQQNNIGSEIESWVLIGKMIDKVCFWAAILLFIIGTVWIFLTGHFNRAPEFPFPGQSKKYVPS, encoded by the exons ATGAGCACAAACAAAGTATCAGGTAAGGCAGAGCGTCGTCTGTGTCTTGTCGTGAGAGCAGCCGTACTGGAGTGTGTAAAGCTGTTCTGCTCGACACAGATGAGGTTCTGCAACAGGAAGGTAACAAAGGTCCGCAGTGGAAGCAGAA TGCAGTGTAATGAGGAGTCCAAGCTGATCAGCGACTTGTTCACAGGCTACAACAAGAATATTCGCCCAGTGGTTTCACCTGAAGACAAGTTGGATATTCAGATCAAGCTGACCCTCACTAACCTCATCTCCCTG AATGAAAAGGAGGAAACGCTTACGACCAATGTGTGGATTGAGATT CAATGGACTGATTATCGCCTCTCCTGGAACGAATCTCGCTATTTTGGCATCAATATTATTCGTGTTCCATGCAAGACTGTTTGGCTCCCTGACATTGTCCTGGAGAACAA CATTGATGGCAAGTTTGATGTGGCTTACTACGCCAATGTGTTGATCAGCAGCGATGGTTGGATGTACTGGCTGCCTCCTGCTATCTATCGCAGCACTTGTGCCATTGAAATCACCTACTTCCCATTTGATTATCAAAACTGCACGCTAGCATTCAG ATCCCAGACGTACAGTGCCAATGAAGTGGACCTCATCCTGGCTGTGGTAGAATCAGAGACTATTGAGTGGGTGGACATTGACCCCGAGGCTTTCACAG AAAACGGCGAGTGGGCCATAGTCCATCGTCCAGCCAGGAAGATGATCAACACACGGTACTCCCCAGACGACCTGGAGTATCAGGAGATCCTGTTCAATCTGGTCATCCAAAGGAAGCCCCTCTTCTACGTCATCAACATCATCCTGCCATGCTCCCTCATCTCCTCGTTGGTGGTGCTGGCCTACTTCCTACCTGCACAAG CCGGGGGACAAAAGTTGACTGTGTCCATCTCCGTCTTGCTGGCTCAGactgtcttcctctttcttaTTGCCCAGAAGATCCCTGAGACTTCTCTCTCGGTCCCTCTCATCGGCaa GTACCTGATCTTTGTGATGTCTGTCACTACTCTCATTGCTACCAATCAAATTGTGGTGCTGAACTTCTCCCTGCGTAGCCCCAGCACTCATACCATGTCAAATACCATCAAACAT GTGTTCCTGGAAATGGTACCTCGCTTCCTGGGCATGCCTCCACTGGTGGATGACAGTGAGGTGACAACCGAGGTGAACGGAGTGAGGGAGCGGCGGCGCAGCTCCTTTGGCCTCATGCAGAGAGCGGAGGAATATGTGCTGAAACAACCTCGCAGTGAAATGATGTttgacaaacaaagagagagacatggtcTCACACGATCCATCG TGGATAATATGGATGTCAGTAGCACAGCCAACCTGTATAAGAGTTTGGCCCAAGCTGCACCCGAGATCAAGCAATGTGTGGATGCCTGCAACTTCATTGCTGAGAGTACGagacaacaaaataacattGGATCT GAAATTGAAAGCTGGGTACTGATTGGGAAGATGATCGACAAGGTGTGTTTCTGGGCCGCCATTCTTCTCTTCATCATTGGCACAGTGTGGATCTTCTTAACAGGACACTTCAACCGGGCACCTGAATTTCCGTTTCCGGGGCAAAGCAAAAAATATGTTccaagttaa
- the gltpd2b gene encoding glycolipid transfer protein domain-containing protein 2 — MGVKSKAAAAILVLLLFLGSLWLQGGLDYQWDSCLKGYNQVNTLHQLYNSSEADGAEGPQVIEGCPGQTFQVSLLLSHLLAAPAYTSDVRLQPYLSSWDELVRFMEALGPMVGLISKEIESKTTIIRQLALLSEGNPEAELGPDIHSINGVSAEDGAKNNQELSQHTGAYHSVRSMIWVELNRGLVDFHHQTESGCRTLLRLHRALLWLKLFLEKLAETPVAGRLRSPSELCREAYQSTLANHHTWFVRRAAELAFIAMPERGFFFRLVCVQSQEEMNTVLNRVVQSIGEVYDRTQKALEENNMLDLP; from the exons ATGGGTGTTAAGAGcaaggctgctgctgctatcTTAGTCCTGCTGCTGTTCCTCGGCTCCCTGTGGCTCC AGGGAGGTTTGGATTACCAGTGGGATTCTTGTTTAAAAGGTTATAATCAGGTGAACACG CTGCACCAGCTGTATAACAGCAGCGAGGCCGATGGGGCTGAGGGCCCCCAGGTCATAGAGGGGTGCCCTGGTCAGACCTTCCAGGTGTCACTGCTGCTCTCCCACCTGCTGGCTGCTCCGGCCTACACCTCGGACGTGCGGCTGCAGCCATATTTGTCCAGCTGGGATGAGCTTGTGAG GTTTATGGAGGCGCTGGGCCCGATGGTGGGACTGATATCTAAAGAGATAGAAAGCAAGACTACCATAATCCGTCAACTGGCCCTGTTGTCAGAAGGGAACCCTGAAGCAGAGCTGGGCCCAGATATACACTCCATAAACGGTGTGAGCGCAGAGGACGGGGCAAAGAACAATCAGGAGCTCTCACAGCACACTGGCGCTTATCACTCTGTGCGCTCCATGATCTGGGTGGAGCTGAACCGAGGACTTGTGGACTTCCACCACCAGACGGAATCTGGATGCCGGACTCTTCTGCGTCTGCATCGTGCTCTACTTTGGCTGAAGCTCTTCCTGGAGAAGCTGGCCGAGACGCCGGTGGCCGGCCGGCTGAGGAGCCCCTCAGAGCTGTGCCGAGAGGCCTACCAGAGCACCCTCGCCAACCACCACACCTGGTTCGTCCGCAGGGCCGCCGAGCTGGCCTTCATTGCCATGCCAGAGCGGGGCTTCTTCTTCAGGCTGGTGTGTGTGCAGAGCCAGGAGGAGATGAACACGGTGCTGAACAGAGTGGTTCAGTCCATTGGGGAGGTTTATGACAGGACGCAGAAAGCCCTGGAGGAAAATAACATGCTGGACTTaccataa
- the atp1b2b gene encoding sodium/potassium-transporting ATPase subunit beta-2b isoform X2 translates to MSKDGEKSGWKESIWNPRTREFLGRTASSWGLILLFYVVFYIFLAGLFALTMYVMLQTLDEHKPTWQDRLSTPGMVIRPKSETYEIVYSIKDTESWDMYAQALDKFLTPYNNSVQAEKNNACTPDQYFLQEDSGDVKNNPKRSCQFNRTILEDCSGINDRYYGYQDGKPCIIIKLNRVIGMLPGKDGQAPYVTCGAKKYKVGKDQWREDSDKIGEMIYFPPNGTFNLMYYPYYGKKAQVNYSQPLVAVKFLNITANEDINIECKINANNIPVGGERDKFAGRVSFKLRININ, encoded by the exons ATGTcgaaagatggagaaaaaagcGGATGGAAGGAATCTATATGGAACCCGAGGACGAGGGAGTTCCTGGGCAGGACGGCTAGCAGCTGGG GTCTTATTCTTCTCTTCTATGTAGTTTTCTACATCTTCCTTGCCGGCTTGTTTGCACTCACCATGTATGTCATGCTGCAGACCTTGGATGAGCACAAACCAACCTGGCAAGACAGGCTCTCCACACCAG GTATGGTGATTAGACCCAAATCGGAGACCTATGAGATTGTCTATAGCATCAAGGACACTGAGAGCTGGGACATGTACGCTCAGGCCCTGGACAAGTTCCTGACAC CCTACAACAACTCCGTCCAGGCTGAGAAAAATAATGCGTGCACCCCGGACCAGTACTTCCTGCAGGAGGACAGCGGCGATGTGAAGAACAACCCGAAGCGCTCCTGTCAGTTCAACCGCACCATTCTGGAGGACTGCTCTGGAATCAATGATCGTTACTATGGATACCAGGACGGCAAGCCATGCATCATCATCAAGCTGAATCGG GTGATTGGAATGCTGCCAGGAAAGGATGGACAGGCTCCGTATGTCACCTGTGGCGCGAAG AAATACAAAGTTGGCAAAGATCAATGG AGAGAAGACTCTGACAAAATTGGAGAGATGATTTACTTCCCTCCAAATGGCACTTTCAACCTTATGTACTACCCTTACTATGGCAAGAAAGCTCAG GTGAACTACTCTCAGCCTTTGGTTGCCGTCAAGTTCCTTAACATTACTGCCAATGAAGATATCAACATCGAGTGCAAGATCAACGCCAACAACATTCCCGTTGGAGGTGAAAGAGACAAGTTTGCCGGACGAGTGTCTTTCAAGCTGAGGATCAATATCAACTAG
- the atp1b2b gene encoding sodium/potassium-transporting ATPase subunit beta-2b isoform X1, whose amino-acid sequence MSKDGEKSGWKESIWNPRTREFLGRTASSWGLILLFYVVFYIFLAGLFALTMYVMLQTLDEHKPTWQDRLSTPGMVIRPKSETYEIVYSIKDTESWDMYAQALDKFLTPYNNSVQAEKNNACTPDQYFLQEDSGDVKNNPKRSCQFNRTILEDCSGINDRYYGYQDGKPCIIIKLNRVIGMLPGKDGQAPYVTCGAKREDSDKIGEMIYFPPNGTFNLMYYPYYGKKAQVNYSQPLVAVKFLNITANEDINIECKINANNIPVGGERDKFAGRVSFKLRININ is encoded by the exons ATGTcgaaagatggagaaaaaagcGGATGGAAGGAATCTATATGGAACCCGAGGACGAGGGAGTTCCTGGGCAGGACGGCTAGCAGCTGGG GTCTTATTCTTCTCTTCTATGTAGTTTTCTACATCTTCCTTGCCGGCTTGTTTGCACTCACCATGTATGTCATGCTGCAGACCTTGGATGAGCACAAACCAACCTGGCAAGACAGGCTCTCCACACCAG GTATGGTGATTAGACCCAAATCGGAGACCTATGAGATTGTCTATAGCATCAAGGACACTGAGAGCTGGGACATGTACGCTCAGGCCCTGGACAAGTTCCTGACAC CCTACAACAACTCCGTCCAGGCTGAGAAAAATAATGCGTGCACCCCGGACCAGTACTTCCTGCAGGAGGACAGCGGCGATGTGAAGAACAACCCGAAGCGCTCCTGTCAGTTCAACCGCACCATTCTGGAGGACTGCTCTGGAATCAATGATCGTTACTATGGATACCAGGACGGCAAGCCATGCATCATCATCAAGCTGAATCGG GTGATTGGAATGCTGCCAGGAAAGGATGGACAGGCTCCGTATGTCACCTGTGGCGCGAAG AGAGAAGACTCTGACAAAATTGGAGAGATGATTTACTTCCCTCCAAATGGCACTTTCAACCTTATGTACTACCCTTACTATGGCAAGAAAGCTCAG GTGAACTACTCTCAGCCTTTGGTTGCCGTCAAGTTCCTTAACATTACTGCCAATGAAGATATCAACATCGAGTGCAAGATCAACGCCAACAACATTCCCGTTGGAGGTGAAAGAGACAAGTTTGCCGGACGAGTGTCTTTCAAGCTGAGGATCAATATCAACTAG